TGGAATCAAGCCAGATCTGTTCACCGCAGCAGGCATGGGGTCGCTGGAACTGGTGAAGCTCTGCTTCGACGACCAAGGCCAATTGCAACCTGACTCCGTAGTTACCGGCAGCACCAGGTTTGACCAGCAAGGTAACCGACTTCCCTGCCCGCCAATTTCACCAAGTGAACAGGTTGCCGATGCACTCTACATGGCATGCCGCAATGGTCAGTTGGAGATCGTGCGTTTTCTCCTGACGCGCCAGCCCGATCTGGCGTTCCGAGCTTACATGGGTGGAACCTTGTTGCACTGGGCCTACTTTGGCTGCAATACTGATGTGATAAATGAGATGCTGCAGGCAGGATGCGATGCGACTGCACGCGATGACAATTTGAGTTGCATTCCAAAATCATTTGGAATCTGCACGCCTGCCAACTGGGGATTTCTGGAGCTGGTCGAACGTCAATTGAGACGTGACCCCACACTGGCCAACTTCATGGATGGCCAAACGAGTGCATTGCATGAAGCTGCAAGCAAAGGTCACGTTGAGATTGTGAAGTTACTCTTGCGAGCAGGTGTAAATCCCCAACTGTTGAATGGCACCGGCCAAACCGCAACGGAC
This genomic stretch from Planctomycetia bacterium harbors:
- a CDS encoding ankyrin repeat domain-containing protein yields the protein MLNAPPPAADDPDLASLFEAIQKGELEKVEALLRQKPDLVHGREKDGQSPLHIAAEYDDARIGLLLLTMGADPRARFGETGHTPLSWAVTCHALSFAKAMVHAGIKPDLFTAAGMGSLELVKLCFDDQGQLQPDSVVTGSTRFDQQGNRLPCPPISPSEQVADALYMACRNGQLEIVRFLLTRQPDLAFRAYMGGTLLHWAYFGCNTDVINEMLQAGCDATARDDNLSCIPKSFGICTPANWGFLELVERQLRRDPTLANFMDGQTSALHEAASKGHVEIVKLLLRAGVNPQLLNGTGQTATDLAKANGHQAVVDLLSI